One Hermetia illucens chromosome 4, iHerIll2.2.curated.20191125, whole genome shotgun sequence DNA segment encodes these proteins:
- the LOC119655875 gene encoding protein singed wings 2 isoform X1 — MFWEKIYFIVLVLLFVRLSTEFSVQVPADHGTCENWTLAAEANAGNCTKTGKRLHCFGGMANLHLMNIQKIKKIEQVILCGWPNTTFEPHSVLKHFPKIRILRIEHSNLTHIFNDFPDANYLESINISWTQFGYTRPTLFKRLHNLKYLDLRWNKLDHMEGPLILPRSFEQILLAGNPWNCTRNLKWLLSEKGAHVADRENLTCADYKYTGRHLLTVMQFKLNLKTECQNHPDLRNCSCTMHYIRRSDDGKSLTPIYAVNCSHLNLFNFPSYLPQNTSIFHATHNQIAEVRSLRDNSVYRQVYDVYLDNNRVQSIDVLEAGFWLNNFRVLSLKGNKLTRLPVYALDSALERNAHAARLYLSLNPWICDCKFTMKFRELLMKYHTIIRDSHNITCKYIEGDENFMTEVLTLERNDVCKLPKESKILPLDLLNGVLASLIVLILGKLAYDYYHYRKSGRLPWIVTKLP; from the exons ATGTTTTGGGAAAAGATCTACTTTATTGTGTTAGTACTACTATTTGTGAG ATTAAGTACGGAATTCTCGGTTCAAGTACCTGCTGATCATGGAACTTGTGAGAACTGGACATTGGCTGCCGAAGCAAATGCCGGGAATTGTACTAAGACTGGGAAAAGATTGCATTGTTTTGGTGGAATGGCCAATCTTCATTTGATGAA TattcagaaaatcaaaaaaatagaaCAAGTGATCCTGTGTGGATGGCCTAATACGACCTTTGAACCACATAGCGTTCTGAAGCATTTTCCGAAAATACGGATATTACGTATTGAACATAGCAATCTAACTCATATTTTCAATGATTTTCCTGATGCTAACTATTTGGAG AGCATCAACATATCATGGACACAGTTTGGCTATACTCGGCCGACTCTATTCAAACGCCTGCATAATCTGAAATACTTGGACTTGCGTTGGAACAAACTGGACCACATGGAAGGGCCTTTAATACTTCCACGATCATTTGAGCAAATACTCTTAGCAG GCAATCCCTGGAATTGTACGAGAAATTTAAAATGGTTGCTGTCAGAGAAAGGAGCTCATGTAGCGGATCGGGAGAACTTAACCTGCGCAGACTACAAATATACAGGGAGGCATTTGTTGACTGTTATGCAGTTTAAATTG AACTTGAAAACTGAATGCCAGAATCATCCTGACTTACGAAATTGCTCTTGTACAATGCACTATATTCGTCGTAGCGACGACGGTAAATCATTAACACCTATCTACGCTGTGAACTGCTCGCATTTAAATCTATTTAACTTTCCATCGTATCTTCCTCAAAACACAAGTATTTTCCATGCTACTCATAATCAG ATTGCAGAAGTTCGTTCGCTGCGAGACAATTCAGTCTATCGTCAAGTATATGATGTTTATTTGGATAATAATCGTGTGCAGTCGATTGATGTACTTGAAGCTGGATTTTGGTTAAACAATTTCCGAGTGCTGAGCTTGAAAGGGAATAAATTGACACGG CTTCCCGTCTATGCGCTTGATAGTGCCTTGGAGAGAAACGCTCATGCTGCTCGTCTGTATCTTAGTCTGAATCCTTGGATCTGTGATTGTAAATTTACCATGAAATTTCGCGAGCTACTTATGAAGTACCATACAATAATACGGGACTCCCATAATATTACGTGCAAGTACATTGAAGGTGATGAAAATTTTATGACGGAAGTTCTTACACTGGAGAGAAATGATGTATGCAAGTTGCCTAAAGAATCCAAAATTTTACCTTTAGATTTGCTAAACGGCGTTTTGGCATCATTAATAGTTTTAATTTTAGGGAAATTAGCTTATGATTACTACCACTATAGAAAGTCAGGTAGATTACCGTGGATTGTAACGAAATTGCCGTGA
- the LOC119655875 gene encoding protein singed wings 2 isoform X2, with amino-acid sequence MANLHLMNIQKIKKIEQVILCGWPNTTFEPHSVLKHFPKIRILRIEHSNLTHIFNDFPDANYLESINISWTQFGYTRPTLFKRLHNLKYLDLRWNKLDHMEGPLILPRSFEQILLAGNPWNCTRNLKWLLSEKGAHVADRENLTCADYKYTGRHLLTVMQFKLNLKTECQNHPDLRNCSCTMHYIRRSDDGKSLTPIYAVNCSHLNLFNFPSYLPQNTSIFHATHNQIAEVRSLRDNSVYRQVYDVYLDNNRVQSIDVLEAGFWLNNFRVLSLKGNKLTRLPVYALDSALERNAHAARLYLSLNPWICDCKFTMKFRELLMKYHTIIRDSHNITCKYIEGDENFMTEVLTLERNDVCKLPKESKILPLDLLNGVLASLIVLILGKLAYDYYHYRKSGRLPWIVTKLP; translated from the exons ATGGCCAATCTTCATTTGATGAA TattcagaaaatcaaaaaaatagaaCAAGTGATCCTGTGTGGATGGCCTAATACGACCTTTGAACCACATAGCGTTCTGAAGCATTTTCCGAAAATACGGATATTACGTATTGAACATAGCAATCTAACTCATATTTTCAATGATTTTCCTGATGCTAACTATTTGGAG AGCATCAACATATCATGGACACAGTTTGGCTATACTCGGCCGACTCTATTCAAACGCCTGCATAATCTGAAATACTTGGACTTGCGTTGGAACAAACTGGACCACATGGAAGGGCCTTTAATACTTCCACGATCATTTGAGCAAATACTCTTAGCAG GCAATCCCTGGAATTGTACGAGAAATTTAAAATGGTTGCTGTCAGAGAAAGGAGCTCATGTAGCGGATCGGGAGAACTTAACCTGCGCAGACTACAAATATACAGGGAGGCATTTGTTGACTGTTATGCAGTTTAAATTG AACTTGAAAACTGAATGCCAGAATCATCCTGACTTACGAAATTGCTCTTGTACAATGCACTATATTCGTCGTAGCGACGACGGTAAATCATTAACACCTATCTACGCTGTGAACTGCTCGCATTTAAATCTATTTAACTTTCCATCGTATCTTCCTCAAAACACAAGTATTTTCCATGCTACTCATAATCAG ATTGCAGAAGTTCGTTCGCTGCGAGACAATTCAGTCTATCGTCAAGTATATGATGTTTATTTGGATAATAATCGTGTGCAGTCGATTGATGTACTTGAAGCTGGATTTTGGTTAAACAATTTCCGAGTGCTGAGCTTGAAAGGGAATAAATTGACACGG CTTCCCGTCTATGCGCTTGATAGTGCCTTGGAGAGAAACGCTCATGCTGCTCGTCTGTATCTTAGTCTGAATCCTTGGATCTGTGATTGTAAATTTACCATGAAATTTCGCGAGCTACTTATGAAGTACCATACAATAATACGGGACTCCCATAATATTACGTGCAAGTACATTGAAGGTGATGAAAATTTTATGACGGAAGTTCTTACACTGGAGAGAAATGATGTATGCAAGTTGCCTAAAGAATCCAAAATTTTACCTTTAGATTTGCTAAACGGCGTTTTGGCATCATTAATAGTTTTAATTTTAGGGAAATTAGCTTATGATTACTACCACTATAGAAAGTCAGGTAGATTACCGTGGATTGTAACGAAATTGCCGTGA